A stretch of DNA from Posidoniimonas polymericola:
GGGCGGTGCTAGCGTCGCTTCTTGGGCTTGGCTGCCGACTTGGCGGCGGGCTTCGCCGGCTGCGGCTCCGGCCGAGCCGAGGTGATCGACAGGCCGCCCTCCTCCTCGAGGCTCTCCAGCTCCTTGCGGAGCATCGTCAGCAGCGCCTGCAGGAACGCCACCAGCATCGGGCCGACCAGGATGCCGATCGGCCCCAACGCGGTGACCCCGCCCAGCACGCTGAGCAGCGCCAACAGCGGGTGCAGTTTCGACTGGCCGTGCAGCACGATCGGCTTGATGACGTTGTCAACCGTCGAGACGATCGCCGCGCCGTAGATCGCCAGGCCAATCGCGGCGCCGGTGTGCCCCTGAACGAATAGCACGATCGCCACAAAACCCCACACGGCCATCGCGCCGACAAACGGCACCATCGCCAGCACCATCGTGAGCACGGTGAGCAGGAAGATCGGCCCCTCGTCCATCGCAAAGTAGTAACCGATGCCGGCCAGCAGACCCTGCACAACCGCCGACAGGACGGTCGCCACAACCACCGCCCGGCTCACTTGAGCGAACTGCTCGAGCAGCTCCTCCTCGTAGGCGTCGTCGAGCGGCGAGAGGTGCATCATGGTTTTCACCATGTGCGGCCCGTCGACGAAAAAGTAGAACACCGACACCGTCATCACCAACAGGCCAAGAGCGATTGAGCCGACCGCCTTCAGGCCAACCAGCAGCGAATGGGGGCCTTCCTCGCCGGCGATCGACAAAGCCTGTCGCTTCAGGCGGTTGAATTCATC
This window harbors:
- a CDS encoding AI-2E family transporter, which codes for MTNPSKPAKETAAPRAIPRVVSLIALVGVLVLTAVLFFQVMALFVVPLFLAAVLVVVFEPLFKWFVHKLPGKKALPAFCTTAVILLAVLVPCVLFGLQAYAEIAPLTAVSSGEPGADPRIDPASRLGVFGQLWNADFDKLCQPQPDPESEEYNADEAVGVVERARLTKIADAYKQVVGKPLTTDEFNRLKRQALSIAGEEGPHSLLVGLKAVGSIALGLLVMTVSVFYFFVDGPHMVKTMMHLSPLDDAYEEELLEQFAQVSRAVVVATVLSAVVQGLLAGIGYYFAMDEGPIFLLTVLTMVLAMVPFVGAMAVWGFVAIVLFVQGHTGAAIGLAIYGAAIVSTVDNVIKPIVLHGQSKLHPLLALLSVLGGVTALGPIGILVGPMLVAFLQALLTMLRKELESLEEEGGLSITSARPEPQPAKPAAKSAAKPKKRR